CCGACTTCGTACAGAAAATCCGGCTGAATCCCAGCTTCAGAAGGATAAACTCGGCCTCCACCGCCGGCAATAATCATAATCATCTGCCCTTCTCTGCTCTGTCAGTGATCAAAACCTCTCTGCCATTGCCGGGTCCTCCCCTGGGCAATTCGTCTTTCCCTCAGGAAGCCTACTTTGAGATCACGATTGTCGGTTTCGCCGGTCATCACGAGTCGATCGGGCGAGTCAAGGAAGGGGAAAGGACGAAGCTGATCCAGGAGAGCTTCAACTTGAGGTCCAATTCAGAATCTTTGGTCCACATTAGTAAGGCTGAGGAGTTTAAGCTCACCGTGAGAGATGACGGCAAAAATGAGACCGTGGCGGCTTCGATCGGGCTCACGGCGGGCGGCGCTCTCCCGCTCAAACTCCCTGGCAGCTACCCCGGTTCGATTGGGTTCAATTCCACCGGTTCAGTTTATCTCGATGgtaagttaaaaattttgattatttcagttttctttttttcttaaagcTTATGCCTTTCAATTATGAGGAAACTCTTAATGCTTGtattattgtttttattttatagaaataattataagatagttttctttttggccTCAAATAAGATGCCAAGTTGAAACAAGATGGTTTCATCCAGTTGCTAATCTTGCATCTTAGTAATAGTCAAAAAGTTTATATCAAAAGTTGTGGCTTATGAGCCACGTCGTGCCATGTCATGCTCGGTTACATGTTTTTATTTGTTCAAATTATCTTACTATCAGGATGCAATAGTCGTTTTTACCGGTAAAGTTAGACCATCGTGTCGCATTGTGCGATAATATCTCTTGAGACATTAAATTGGGTTCACCTCATTTATTATGTTGATCACACAGGGTTGGTTGATAATGCGTAGTGGTCGCCAATAACTCATTAATTTCTTGCCTCGGAGGAATTTTCAACATTGGTTAAAGGTCAAATTTGTAGAAAGGCCCGCATCATGAAATATTATCACTAACCTAACCTATGTATTAGTCAATTTTAAGTTTGACCAATTACATTttggctatctcaatctcaatgaaaaataaaatttataaaatatgaaaagtatTACAATGGGTAATTCCTGTGTCATTAGATGAACGGTTCCTGAAAAGACTGCTTTCCCCTTCTTGCAGGAATCAAGCTTGCGTTTGAATCCAAAAAGGCGGAGTGGGGGATGGGGCCGAACAAGGTCATAGGCTGCGGGTTCAACCCGAGGCAGAAGAAGGTGTTCTTCACAGTGGGGTCGGACCTGATGCACGTGATCCACTGCAAGCCAGAGGAGTTCGGGGCGCCGCTCTACCCTACCCTCGCTGCAAACTCCGACATCACGGTCCTGGTGAACTTGGGGCAGTGCCCTTTCGAGTACTCCCCTGCAAATGCCCACAGGACTTCTAACCCATGCTTCATCGGGCCAGTGGTGAACTCTTCTGCAGCTGCTTTGGGCTACGACGACAGCAGGGAGCTGTTCTCGATGGGGAGGATAGACTCACAGTGGCTCAACGGGTTCATAAACAGAGGAAGCTATAAtcataacaacaacaacaataataataacaacaggGGCGTGGAGTTTGAAGAAGAGTCCGAGGCCGATCTGTTCGAGATTGTCTTGGACAGCAGCAGCGGAAGGTCTCCAGTGTCATAGCAGCAAACAGCAACACAGGATCCAATTGAAGGTTGACTCtgaaaatttgacatttttgggcacattcctttttcttttttaaattttatttcttcccCACATTTGTTCAATTTATGACGAACTTTCTTGATCTTTTGTATATATTGTTTATACAACGTGTACATACTTCTTTTGGTCTATATTCTCATATTGTATTCTTTTCTTGGACATAAATCATTTAAGACCTGCAAGATTTAAAGTACAGACATGAATCTCTTGATTTCTGGCCAAATAAGCAGAATTTTGCGAGGTGTCTTTACatcattattaattaaagaGGATTAGAGCATATATTAGCTGTCCAAATATTGTTCTTTGTTATCACAATTTCACCCAAAACATATACACGCACAACAACTACTTCGATTTTTTggctaaaaagaaaaatataaccCGAATAAAGTTTAAAATGGTTGTAGGGAGAGGAGACTGTAATTTTCTCGAGCTGAAAAACTTAGCCAATTCAAGCTTTTCACAGTTCCTTTCATTGTCTGTCAATAAGCTGCATATATTGGATAACCGTTCATTAAAGCCTAGCTACTTTCATGGTCACGAAAGACATGAAAGTTCCCCGACTAATTAGAAAAAGAAGGCAGTGCATCTACCATGAAATTCCCAGCTAAGAGATGTCAATAAAACGCTTGCCCTACATATCTAAACAAGAGGCGGATATTGCTTGGCTTGTTGCTTCACCCTTCTCTTGTACTCCACTGGATCCTGCACATTGAGGGAAGCTTCGATAGTAAGTCTAACGTCTCATGTGGACACATAGCTGgaaaacaaaatgaatatCTATATTCCGAAAATATGTAGAATTTTACTAACCTGAATGAAGAGTTGATACCCATCAGTTTGTGCAGGATCAGCAGGATTTGGCTGATCCAGCAGATCCTGAATCCCCACCAGGATCTGCTTCACTGTTATAGCGGGTCTCCAGCCCTTCAGAATAGAAATAGAACGGTTAAGAATTGCTGGCAAAGAAAATGATCCAATAGTCTGTTGAGCCCAGTGAGCGACAGAAACATCAACTTACACTATCCTCATTGAGGATCGACAGACACACAGTACCAGATGGGTAGACATTAGGGTGGAAGAACCCTTGAGGAAACTTGCACTTCGGAGGCTTGCTCGGGTAATCCTCAGTGAAGTGGAGGGTAAGTGGAAAGTACCCACCTTCCCAGTCCGTCTGCAAGAGTAGAAATGGCATCATAAGTTCTTGATTCACAAACCTGTCGATAGTCAGACTCATAATACCACCAGTGGCCCTCGTTCAGATAAGTCACATATTTAcccagaaaggaaaaaaagggatTGCCAAGCCCAATAGTTCTCAATCCCATCAAAATAATctagaagatgaagaaggaagaaaagatGAGAGTTAACAGTACATGTTCCCTGAATAAATCATGTTTGTAGAATAAATTACCCTCCAATCCATAAATAGTATAGGCTATAGGAGGAACTTGAAAACCGACTATTAAGCTAACCCAGCTTTAGGCAAACTTCTGTAAAAACAGGCAATCTGTCGTTTTAGAATCCAACCCTAAAGCAGCTAGTGCATGACCATTGATCAACCAGGTCAAGTGCATATGATTTTCAACTAAAACCGTGCTGGACTACTTATATCGATGTTTTACATTGGGAGTCTCAACTGAAATCAAACAAACTGATTTTTAGTTTGCACATCCATTGTTCTCCCACTTCTCTCAAATCATGAACAAGCAACCACTTGAAACAGGTACAATGATCCACGATCTCCGAGATTTCGATTCTAGCTCTACTGGTTAAACAATCAAGCTTCACATTCTTataaacaacaaaataaagcACATGCAGCCCAATAGAAGACCATTCGATCATTTACTCTCCAGGAACAACGGGTAGAACTTTACCAACAAGTTTAATTAAGCGTGACAGATCAGGTCAACATGAGCTGAAAGGCCACAGCCAGGCTGAGGCCCGTCAATGGCCAAAGTCAAGCACCCACAAGCATCTAAAAGCTCCAGAATTACAACAACCCAGCAGCAGAATCAAAAGGCCACAGCACTACAAATTAGAATCAAGAGAAGGGAACCATGCGGATTGATGGATAGAGAGGACTAACCCCAGCCTTCCcgggaatgatgcaatgccAAACCATCAAATTGACAGACCCATCAGCGACAGTCTCCGGCTTGGCCACGAAGCCCTAGTgttcaatcaaaatcaaaatcaaaatcgtCAACGAGCAATCAAGAAGGGGGGGAAAGGAATTGAATTGACTCCACCGGAACATGCAACCAGTGGCGGAGGAGAAGGAGTAGGAGGAGGTGGGTACGGACGTGGGGGTGGTTCTTGCGCCATGATTTCCGCTCCTCAGTGAGGCGGCCGCGCGCTATGCCTCCCGACatgtccctctctctctcagctcAGCTCCGATTCAGCCTCAGCCGcccctctgtctctctctctctctcccagtGCTCTACGACTCTTTGGTCTTCTCATTTTGGTCTTCCGCTTTTAATTgggatctatatatatatatatatatatatatatatataagatgataaggataagaaaataaaatcaataagCATAATAGAAGATTACGATCTTGtttatttgttatatttttgGGGCAAAATCTTGTTTAGTTGTTTGGAAAATCCTAATATCCTACCTTCATATCTGTCTCATTAGCAGatttaatt
Above is a window of Punica granatum isolate Tunisia-2019 chromosome 7, ASM765513v2, whole genome shotgun sequence DNA encoding:
- the LOC116214768 gene encoding uncharacterized protein LOC116214768, with the translated sequence MPEWMQLALAVFFILGLAAGLVLFIWRCWCWKYRPKPDQFVTRDTARVGADHRWSLRAGIAKLHQTSTLHQDSRRRLGNYAFRGSYGGGRRPGPPFFSWADHPSLVTDAVENGWSGFAFATHALAQQPSRASLLGLCGAGDVGRDPEPDISWEVCQGSADFVQKIRLNPSFRRINSASTAGNNHNHLPFSALSVIKTSLPLPGPPLGNSSFPQEAYFEITIVGFAGHHESIGRVKEGERTKLIQESFNLRSNSESLVHISKAEEFKLTVRDDGKNETVAASIGLTAGGALPLKLPGSYPGSIGFNSTGSVYLDGIKLAFESKKAEWGMGPNKVIGCGFNPRQKKVFFTVGSDLMHVIHCKPEEFGAPLYPTLAANSDITVLVNLGQCPFEYSPANAHRTSNPCFIGPVVNSSAAALGYDDSRELFSMGRIDSQWLNGFINRGSYNHNNNNNNNNNRGVEFEEESEADLFEIVLDSSSGRSPVS
- the LOC116214769 gene encoding SUMO-conjugating enzyme SCE1 — translated: MSGGIARGRLTEERKSWRKNHPHGFVAKPETVADGSVNLMVWHCIIPGKAGTDWEGGYFPLTLHFTEDYPSKPPKCKFPQGFFHPNVYPSGTVCLSILNEDSGWRPAITVKQILVGIQDLLDQPNPADPAQTDGYQLFIQDPVEYKRRVKQQAKQYPPLV